In a genomic window of Bemisia tabaci chromosome 1, PGI_BMITA_v3:
- the LOC109039510 gene encoding SID1 transmembrane family member 1: protein MLIPKYFPAYLFLHILAAEHVNAWDWSLTGIYEPPFPIKPIPLFANYCQVYTMEINKTVSYLFEYPNYKDVSDLEPPRVTISSTSADESYPIIIVVQQRRSVLSWKLPLTIQSKQNSYAYHRTSRTLCTDLEDVQNPEGEHEMVISVSTSSPSNVNFSLEVVKQQNFSIKLEDEYETVITPSEPAFFLYNFSENVSSVLLEIDSPDKTCMTLSIQNISCPVFDLEHTIQYRGDWETVSSKGGIMLTRQDFPEGLYIVFDLHSDDSDCISSTVDGPEVDVSEADRKKVIRFKLNKNLNYEDYLFASLAVLLSFSSVFILSGLLLCCTRKSPETVTVSEESCTVISAGEIINPNDSVSADSSLDEEETDKSSKESKELVGTKTFLFVSDLSKKNPQAVQAKARLYFWNLLTVAVFYSLPVVQLVFTYQKVLNMSGNQDMCYYNFLCSHRLLQISDFNHVFTNIGYILLGLLFILLVYRKDAACQLHSTKGIPHHFGLYYSMGTALMMEGILSACYHICPNHSNIQFDTSFMYIIAMLSMLKIYQNRHSDINASAYTTYLVLACVIFIGMCGILNGSFIFYVVFTALHIITCFFLSLQIYYMGRWKLGFHSFKRTIIEFFTNLRAGLRHCKPMYPNRMVLLILGNACNWGLAVHLWMSNRSNFATYLLIIFMANLILYLTFYITMKLLSGERILLQPFLYIIFAVIFWGASGYFFMSRSTNWQLTPAESRTYNKSCMLLKFYDNHDIWHLISAGSMFFSFMVLLTLDDDLKDKERKLIPVF, encoded by the exons ATGTTGATTCCTAAGTATTTTCCAGCATACCTATTCTTACACATTTTGGCCGCTGAGCATGTGAATGCTTGGGATTGGTCTCTCACTGGAATTTATGAACCCCCTTTTCCAATAAAACCTATTCCTCTATTTGCAAATTACTGTCAAGTTTATACCATGGAAATCAACAAGACTGTCTCATATCTCTTTGAATATCCAAATTACAAG GATGTAAGTGACTTGGAGCCTCCTCGGGTGACCATCAGTAGTACTAGTGCCGACGAATCATACCCAATTATAATCGTAGTCCAGCAGAGAAGAAGTGTTTTATCTTGGAAGCTTCCTCTCACTATTCAGTCGAAACAAAATAG ttaTGCATATCATCGTACATCTAGGACACTATGCACTGATTTAGAGGATGTACAAAACCCAGAAGGCGAGCATGAAATGGTCATTAGTGTCTCCACATCCAGTCCGTCCAATGTTAATTTCTCTCTGGAAGTTGTAAAGCAACAAAATTTCAGCATCAA ATTGGAGGATGAATATGAAACAGTAATCACACCTTCAGAGCCAGCATTCTTCCTTTACAACTTTAGTGAAAACGTATCATCTGTTCTTCTTGAAATCGACTCTCCAGATAAAACGTGCATGACCCTATCCATCCAAAACATATCA TGTCCCGTTTTTGATCTGGAACACACAATTCAGTACAGAGGAGATTGGGAAACGGTCAGTTCCAAAGGAGGAATTATGCTGACG cgGCAGGATTTTCCTGAGGGTCTGTACATTGTATTTGATCTCCACAGTGATGATTCAGACTGCATATCAAGCACTGTTGATGGTCCAGAGGTAGATGTATCAGAGGCAGATAGGAAGAAAGTGATCCGttttaaattgaacaaaaatctAAACTACGAAGATTACCTATTTGCATCTCTGGCGGTTTTACTCTCATTTTCCTCCGTCTTTATACTTTCAGGCCTTTTACTGTGTTGTACCAG GAAGAGCCCGGAAACTGTAACCGTCTCAGAAGAGTCTTGCACAGTCATTTCAGCCGGTGAAATCATTAATCCAAATG ATTCTGTGAGTGCAGATTCCTCTCTAGATGAAGAAGAAACTGATAAGAGCAGTAAAGAAAGCAAAGAATTAGTTGG aacaaaaacatttttattcgTGAGCGATCTGtcgaaaaaaaatcctcaagcTGTGCAGGCTAAAGCTCGGTTGTACTTTTGGAACCTCCTTACTGTTGCTGTATTTTACTCACTTCCTGTTGTGCAACTAGTCTTCACCTATCAAAAG GTGTTGAACATGTCCGGGAATCAGGACATGTGCTACTACAATTTTCTTTGCTCACATCGGCTTCTGCAAATAAGCGACTTTAATCATGTCTTCACCAACATTGGGTACATATTGCTTGGTCTACTTTTTATACTACTTGTATATCGCAAGGATGCAGCCTGCCAGCTCCACTCT ACAAAAggtattcctcatcattttggACTGTACTATTCCATGGGAACTGCTCTGATGATGGAAGGGATTCTAAGTGCTTGCTATCACATTTGTCCAAATCATTCAAATATTCAGTTCG atacAAGTTTCATGTATATTATTGCCATgttatccatgctaaaaatctACCAAAATCGACATTCTGATATCAATGCGAGTGCATACACCACTTATCTAGTCCTTGCTTGTGTGATTTTCATCGGAATGTGCGGTATTCTCAATGGCTCCTTCATATTCTACGTTGTTTTCACTGCACTCCACATCATTACATGTTTTTTTCTATCACTTCAAATCTACTACATGGGTCGATGGAAACTAG GATTTCATTCTTTCAAGAGGACTATTATCGAATTCTTCACGAATCTCCGAGCTGGACTGAGGCACTGTAAACCCATGTATCCCAATCGTATGGTTCTTCTAATTTTAG gaAACGCCTGTAATTGGGGGCTAGCTGTGCATCTCTGGATGTCCAACCGAAGCAATTTTGCAACGTATTTGTTGATCATATTCAtggcaaatttaattttatatttaactttttacatcaCCATGAAA CTACTATCTGGTGAAAGGATTCTCCTACAACCCTTCCTGTACATAATTTTTGCCGTCATTTTTTGGGGTGCCTCTGGATACTTTTTTATGAGCAGATCAACTAACTGGCAG TTAACACCTGCTGAATCTAGAACCTACAATAAATCTTGTATGTTGCTGAAATTTTACGACAATCATGACATCTGGCACCTGATATCTGCTGGTAGCATGTTTTTCTCATTCATG GTTCTTCTCACTTTAGATGACGATCTGAAAGATAAAGAGCGGAAATTGATTCCTGTGTTTTAA